The sequence below is a genomic window from Tachyglossus aculeatus isolate mTacAcu1 chromosome X1, mTacAcu1.pri, whole genome shotgun sequence.
ATGGTGGAGTTGGACAGCGGAATTCCAGGATGTTGTCCCTTTGTTCCCTGCTCCAAATAGTAAACTGCGTTCTTCACTTCCCTAATGACTGCTCACAAATAAATATTTAGCTCAGTCTCTGCCTTGTTGTTCAGCGTAATCTCCACTCAAGATATTCTATTCAAGGTGAGAataaggagggggggaggggtgtgtgtgtgtgtgtatgtgtgtgtgtgtgtgtttgcatttaAAAGAGACTCAGGAAACCCACCaacgacctgattaatttgtgtcttcccccagtgcctggaacatttggATATATAGTTAAACGCttttaacacgtaccataataatagcagtaacagGCCCAGTTAGGTGGCTTTCTCCTTTGTGATGACCCATGCTGCTGTCCCATGCTTTTCACTAGCAACTGTTGCTGGTGCTCTACCCTCTTCTCCGGCCACACCAGACAGTACTCAGACCCAGAAGGAGCAGAAGTTGGCGGCAGTCAGTGCCAGGCATCatctgggctcctcttctgcctcagcCACGTCACCTCAACCCTCCCACCTTGGCCTCGTTCAGTTCTTCCCGCTCTGCCCGGTTGGGGGTTCACCTTCCCTGAACCTGTTAGCTGGGCAACAGAAAGTGCCTCCACCCCATTTCTCCCGGGTCTCTTCCCGTCTCCCATTTCATCCCTGACCCTCTTGCTTTTTGTTAACCGGCTGAGCCCCGCGGCACCCCATTCGCCTTTCCCTCGCCTCACTTTATCGCCCCTATTCTCCGGCAGCCCAATTTTCCTCCTCTGGCGTTCACTCTCTGGCCGCTCTCACTCTCCCTGTCATGTCTGCTCCTTCCTGGAAGCATTCTCAATTCCTCTCCCGCACTACCActtcctctcatttcctcctactcCATAACCGTCTTGGCTCTTTTCTTCCCCGCGTTCCCTCTCTGGAACACCCTTTACTCTCCTTGCTCTCCGCCAAGTTGGGCTGTCCCGTACCCCCTCAGACCCCCGAGCCTCCTTCCAGGCCTAGGGTCCAGGCCTGCAGTGGACGGTACCCCCGTCGGGACCCAGGATCTGGGAAACGGCAAGAATGTAACGGAGCCGTTAGGATCCACAGATGGGCAGATTATTTGTacagagctgggtgggaggggggtgcctCTCTGGGGAGAGAGATGGCCGGGAGGAACCGAAACAGATCGGTGGgatcagagagggagagcaggcccTGCCTCATCCATCCCATCGGGATACGGTTCTTTGTGACAAGCTTCAGAAAGGAAGCAGCAATCGAGGGGGAATGCGGCTGCTCCCCACAACTGGTTGGAGCgaggcccctctccctcccctcccccatctctcggaGGGCAATGTGAAGTGCTagaccggggtggggggggggggggaggaggagaggcgatTTTTGTCCATCGCCAGTGTTTGCAGCGACCACGAGTTGAAGATGGGCGAAAGCTCGGCGCCTCGCCCTCAGCCGCCTCTCTCGCTGCGACGCTGTTAAAAACTACAGCTCCAGAGTGAGTCATAAGGCAGTTAGCCCCGGCCGGCCGGGGTCCCCACAAGGCACAGAGGGATGGGGGCGTGCGGCTCATCTGACAgaagaccccccccacccccagcactgaaCCTGTTCCAGGCGGGGTGCGGGGCGTGGAGGGAAAATTACTGCTTTTCATTCCAAGACACTGAATAGGCATCATCCCCCCCCCCTTGAAATCTACGCTAagatcccctcccccccccaccctggaaATCCGCGCCCTTTTCTCCGCACCCCCCCTTCCCTgccgcctcctcccccccaccagatCAACCTCCATTCCCGCAGATCGGCGATCGgtccccacccgcccccccacctccatcacaGTAAAAAAAAGCAAGAtgcaagcaacaacaacaacaaaaaacctcccCAAAACCCAAACCtcgctcccacctcccccagttcTGGCGGGGGATATCTTCCCCAAGGCAAATCATCTCTCCCTCGCCTCGTCCCCAAGAGCACCGCCCCCTCTCCAGGTGCCTTTGGAACCGGTTCTCCTTTGGGTTTGCAAAAAGCCCGCCAAcccctgttcccctccccaccccctcctaacATCCGAACCCCTGCTTTTCTGACCAAACCCCATTCTCTCGGGGGAGACCTCAACCTGAGCAGAAGCCTGCccaggcctcccctcccccacccccagcaatcaatcgtattcattgagcgcttactgtgtgcagagcactggactaagcgcttgggaagtccaaattggcaacatatagagacggcccctacccaacagtgggctcacagtctagaagggggagacagagaacaaaaccaaacatactaacaaaataaaatatatagatatgtacaagttggccAAACATCAGGGGGAGAAACAAAATGCCACCTCCACCCGTCGTCCGTCACTGGCCGTTTCCCAACGGAGTTGCTCATCTCACAAGCCGTCACCCTCAATTTTGGGGTGCGCtgggcccttccttccttccttccttccttccttccttcctttctttctttttttctttctttctttctttctttctttctttcttttattcttgCACAttcgggaaggggagggggccgaaCCGAGAGATGCTGCAACAACTTGCAACGCAGACGCGGACTCAGGGGGCCTAGTGGGGGGGGGGACCCCCGCCTTTCCGGGGCCCTCTCGGCCCCCGGAATTCGGTATTGGGGCGGCGAGGGGGgaagctggaggggaggggacggggcagggggaggaagggggaaaggggcccCGAGGGCGGCTTGGGGTGAAGCCTTTCCGGCTGGGGCTCGGACCCCCCTGGAAGTTTCTCTGGCGGAGTTAATGTTGCTCCGGCCCACCACGTGAGGGCGTGCGCTGTGTTAGTTCCAACAAATTAAAGCCGGGGCATGGCCCCCGGTggggccccccggggccccccgagGGGCCGGGGCCCTGCACCCCCCTCTTGCCTTTCGGGGCCCCGCGGTGGATCCCGGGCTGGCGAGCCCAGGGGGGCGGCAAGCGGCCCCAAAGAGgtcgcccccctcctctcccgctccccgaGCCTAGGGTGCACCCTTTGATTTCCCTTTCGGAGCGCCTTCCCCGGCCCGGCCGGCCCCTCCGCGGCGCCGGCGGGCCGGGCACcgtccgggggccgggccggcgggGCTGCCGAGGCCGaagccgggccggggcggggcggaaAGGGCCCGAAAGGGGCCCGAAGAAGCACAAGTTGGGGCTGGCCCGGGCCCAGGCTGTTGTTGTTCTCAACGTGGTCCGGCGCCCGGCCATAAAAGCGGCGGGGCGAAGGCGGGGCGAGCAGATCGCAGCGCCGCGGCCCGAGGAGGGGCGCAGCCTCCCGCTccggtgtcccccccccccgcccccgccaccatGTCCGTCGAGCTGGAAGAGGCGCTGCCCCTGACCCCGGCCGAAGAGGCCCCCGCCACGCCGGAGAAGAAGCCCGCCGCCAAGAAGgccaaggcggcggcggcggcggcggcggccggcggCCCGGCCCTGTCGCCctccaagaagaagaagaacaacaagAAGAAGAACCAGCCGGGCAAATACAGCCAGCTGGTCGTGGAGACCATCCGCAAGCTGGGCGAGCGCAACGGCTCCTCCCTGGCCAAGATCTACAACGAGGCCAAGAAGGTGGCCTGGTTCGATCAGCAGAACGGGCGGACCTACCTGAAGTACTCCATCAAGGCGCTGGTGCAGAACGACACGCTCCTGCAGGTGAAGGGGACCGGGGCGAACGGCTCCTTTAAGCTCAACAAGAAGAAACTggaagggggcggcggcggcggcggcggcggcggcggcggaaccGGCGACAAGAAGAGCGCCGGCTCCGCCTCGTCCCACAGGGCCAAAAAGGCGGCTCCCTCCACTTCCTCGGCCGCCCGGCGCGCTGACAAAAAGCCCGGCAAGGCCAAGAAGCCCGAGAAGCGGTCCCACAAGAAGggcgcgggcggcggcggcggcaagaAGGATAAAGGCAAGGCCAAGAAGGCGGCCAAGAAGGCGGCCACCTCCGGGGGCAAGAAGGTGAAGAAGTCCGCCAAGCCCAGTGTCCCCAAGGTGCCGAAGGGCAGGAAGTGAGGGCGCCGTTTCCCCCGGTTCCCGGGGCCACCTTCTTAGTCGGGTGGTggaggggcgggcgggggcgggaggggggggaggcGGCGGGATCGctcgcctcccccctccccctcccgcccatcCCCGAGCCAGCAGCAACCGTCACCGAGCCCTTCCCCTCTTCCGAACTCCACTAGGCGAGGTGCCCGGGGGCCCAGACGCCGCCGCAGGCCCTGCTTTTACTCGCGCGTTCTCGTGTCGTGTTTTACCCGCTGCCTGTACGGTAAAATCGTTATTTTTATAGCGATCGGTTCGTcggccttccccccccccccccccaatccctatTTCTTCACCCTTTGTGTAAGTTTTTTGTACCGTTTGCCCAGCAGACCAAGCCCtggctcgcccccccccccccccccccagctgggTCCGAGCCTTAGAGGGGGGGAGGTGGGTCGTGGCCCcttatttcctctctcccctcccccttcttgtAGCTCTCTTTCTgatgttgtttgtttgttttagaatTTTGAAACAGCCCCGGCGCCGCCCTTATTGGCTCTCGCCGTTGGCAACGAGACCGTCGCCATAGCGACGGGGCTTTGCGCGCCAATGGCTCGAGCCGCCGCCCGctcggggagctggggagggagcaGCTGGCGTCGCCGGTTGGCTACGAGGCTCCTGGCgagcggggggggaggggagcgagCCCCGACTGCTGGCCCGGCCGAGGGCCAGCGAGCCCCACGTGCGGGAACTTTTTGCCTTTCGTGCGCAGCGTACAATCGGCCTTCCCGAACTTAGGCCCTCGGCGCTTTTCACTTGTCTTCACTGGCCgtttttttttttcgtttttttttttttttttcgctgAATAAATCGTTTTCAAACCTCTGGATTCACTCTGTCTGGGTTGACCACACGAGACACAACAGCACGTCCGAGCGGAGAAACGTTACTGCCCCCTTGGTCAAAGAGGGTGGCAGGAAGCACTTCATTCGTCTCCCATAAAGTCCCAGAGCTCCCATCGGATGCTCAGCGCCTCCCCTCCATCGAGTCCCCAGCCATGGGACTTCCCCAAGTGCCGCTCCGTGGCCCGCCTCTCCCGCCCCCGAGCAGGAGAGGTGATGGTACCCCACCCTCACTGCGGCATTTCACCGGGGTACTCCACCCGGGCCACGGCTTCCCCGCCATTCCCGTTCAGAGCCAGAGCCAGGACGTGCGGCTGAGATTCCGCCCCACCCACGACCCCTGGCCTGGCTTAAATGCTCCAACAGGTGCCACGATAGAGACGTGAGACTTGGACCCGGGGTGAAATAAACCCCCGCCAAGGGTACGGAGCTGGAAAGTCTTTGGACCTAGGCAGTTCAGGGGGAGGGGATTTGGGGGCCCCGAGCCcgatccctcctctcccacctaggCGCCAAAGGAGGTTCTTACTCGGAAACGGGGTCTGAGCAGCGGTTGGAGAGGTGGGTTTCCCCACACCGGCTGGATTGAGTGACTGGATAGCCCACCTCGATTACCGCATCCCTGccccctatctctcccctctccagtccacgctTCGCTCTGCTGTCCGGGTCATCTCTTTCAAAAAGACATTCGGtccacatctccccgctcctcaaaaacctccaatggttgcccatccgcctctgcgtcaaaaagaaactcctcacggTCGGCTTTAAACCGCTCATCAGTTCTCCCTCACCGCTTTCCTACTAACAACCCGGCCCGTACGCTTTGCTCCTTTACCTCCAGCCTACTcgctgtacttcgatctcgtctgtcttgctgcccaccccttgcccacatcctccatctAGCCGGGAACTCCTCCCCCCTTTACATatgacggaccaccactctccccaccttcaaagcctttttgaaagcgcatctccaagaggccttcctgacgaagccctcatttcccctactcccttctgggttgcccttaCACGTGGCTCTCTACCCTTTAGGACTCGACATTCACCCCacgacacttaggtacatatctgtgatttactttaacgtccctctcctcctctagactgagctcctcgtgggcaaggagcACGGCTACCGAATCCAtgatattctcccaactgcttagtgctgtgcccgcggcgctcaatagataccaccgattgaccGAATAGAGGGAAATTCCCCAGCCGGCACAGCCACTTCTGCAAGATTGGATACGACCGAATGAAAGAAGGGCAGCTAGTTCACCTTGCCTGTTCCGAGCTACGATTCTAAGCTGCCATTTGAAGCTTTCCCCCATATTCCTTCTCTCCAGCAACATCCCACCTCCCCGCTCTGTCCCCTAACACGCAGTGTAACCCAAGGAGAGTGCCCCTTCTAGTCAGGGCCGGACCAGACCCCAGTGAGGCTTTGCACTTAAGCCTCATCCTCCCTCACCCAGTCCCCTCCACCTTCTGTGTGGTCTGCTCGGGACCGGTGGGGGAGGCAAGAGGAGGGATATCAGCAGGCCGGAGCTGGGACCTTGAACTTCGCAAGCCTCAGGCTCCCACAGCAGTTAGGGGTTGAGTCAACAGCTGGGCTATTTTTCAAGGTGCGGGCTGGAGGATGAGAGCATCGGGCAGACTTTGGGTTTTGCTCTCAGCACCGTCAGAGCAGCCAGGCTGACAGGAGCCAGGAACGGGGTGGTGtgttggcggggtggggagggagtgaagGAGAAGCGCTTTGtgcatttctctctcctttcctctcgctctcttcccacaacacacacacacacacacacacacgtaccaaAAGGAGCACTACCCaggcccctttctcctccttctctttcctcccccatccctcccaagcaAACCACAGAAACGACGGAGGGGACTGGGTGAGGGAGGATGGGACTAAATACAAAGCCTGACTGGGCTCTGATCTGGCTCTGACTAGAGGCACCACTCTCTCCAGCTGCACGTCCTCAGGCCCCATCAGCTCCCCTCCTGCCAGCTGAGGCTCCTTCACGGCCTCATCCTGCACAGTCGACCGAATAGCCCGCGGAGAGAGTCCAGCCCAGttccttcctccacctcaggccGCTCCTTCAAGGTGGACCAGAGATCCTcctaactaaataataataactgtggtattcgttaagtgcttactaggtaccaagcactggggtagatacaagcaaatcgggttggatacagtcccagcccCGCACGGGATCCCGGTTTcgatccctttttacagataaaagaaccgaggcacggaggagtgacgtgacttacccaaggtcacacagcaaagtggcaaaagCACAGAAGATGACCTGCTGTGAACCGAGAGCCCTCCACAAGTCATCTTCTGCTTCAGGGGGCTGCACCGGGAACCTTATTTATTTAGCGCCGCAAAGGGCCACATGGGCAGTGGGAGCAGACGGGGCCAAACCTAATGACTGCTCTGTCTAGACAAATGGAGCCCTCACCAGGAAAGGCATTGGGTTCAACCCCCACGCTCCCCTCCTGTGGCCTgtttccccccaaccctcccccagaAGAGCCTCTTCCTAACCCTTCCAACAACTGTGGCCATGGCAGCATTTAGCCCCCCGTGATTCAACTTCTGGCCCGTGCTATACCAGCCCCAC
It includes:
- the LOC119919448 gene encoding histone H1.10: MSVELEEALPLTPAEEAPATPEKKPAAKKAKAAAAAAAAGGPALSPSKKKKNNKKKNQPGKYSQLVVETIRKLGERNGSSLAKIYNEAKKVAWFDQQNGRTYLKYSIKALVQNDTLLQVKGTGANGSFKLNKKKLEGGGGGGGGGGGGTGDKKSAGSASSHRAKKAAPSTSSAARRADKKPGKAKKPEKRSHKKGAGGGGGKKDKGKAKKAAKKAATSGGKKVKKSAKPSVPKVPKGRK